The Nitrospiraceae bacterium genome has a window encoding:
- a CDS encoding multidrug efflux RND transporter permease subunit, translated as MNISETCIRRPVATTLVTFAVTLIGVIAFQFLPVASLPQVEFPTILVSATLPGGSPETMASSVAGPLEHQFARIAGVTEMTSTSMLGSTSITLQFELSRDIDGAARDVQGAISAARGDLPANLPNNPTYRKINPADAPILILSLTSDIVSRGHLYDVASSILQQKLSQVEGVGQVTIGGGSLPAVRIDLNPTALNKYGIGLGDVRRMLSATNVNRPKGQLSDGTRTWEIRTNDQLHEADDYLPLIISYRQGRAVRLSDVATVERSVEDLRTTGTANGVPAVLIMINREPGANIIATVDRLKALLPQLSASIPGSMNLSVVVDRTPVIRASLHDVERTLAISVGLVILVVFLFLRDIRATLIPSVAVPVSLISTFGVMYLLDYSLDNLSLMALTIATGFVVDDAIVVLENISRYREEGMPPFQAALRGAREITFTVLSMTISLVAVFLPILFMGGMMGRLFREFAVTLSVAILISLVISLTTTPMMCARVLANEKGRSHGRLYRMSEGIFVGMRAGYARSLGWVLRHPRSMLTLTLATMAVSVYLYTIVPKGFFPQQDTGRMFGNIQAAQDISFQAMRQKLLEVVDIIRSDPAVDTVTGFSGGGTSGNTNSGRMFIGLKPLDERQMSVDQVIARLRPKLAKVPGAPTVLQAIQDLRIGGRASSAQYQYTLQSVDLEELNTWAAKVERKLRTVPEIADVTSDLQDKGLQSLVVFDRLTASRLGVSPQLIDDTLYDAFGQRQVSILYTPLNQYHVVMEVAPQYWQDPATLRDIYVRSTNGAEVPLSAVAHYEPKHTLLMVNHQGQSPSVTLSFNMAPGMSLGAAVEAIDKALSELNLPAGIRGSFQGTAKAFQASTDNQPLLILAAMLTMYIVLGILYESYVHPLTILSTLPSAGVGALLALLLFKTELSMIALIGIMLLIGIVKKNAIMMIDFALEAERTEGRSPEQAILEACLLRFRPIMMTTLAALFGALPLALGTGVGSELRRPLGITIVGGLLVSQLLTLYTTPVVYLYLDRLRLRMLRLFGKPADVRPLPQ; from the coding sequence ATGAACATTTCCGAAACCTGCATCCGCCGTCCGGTCGCCACGACCCTGGTGACGTTCGCCGTCACCCTGATCGGAGTCATCGCATTTCAGTTCCTTCCCGTCGCCTCGCTCCCGCAGGTCGAATTCCCGACCATTCTCGTCTCCGCGACCCTGCCCGGCGGCAGTCCGGAAACGATGGCTTCATCCGTGGCCGGTCCGCTGGAACATCAGTTCGCACGGATCGCCGGCGTTACCGAAATGACCTCGACCAGCATGCTCGGGTCCACCAGCATCACGCTGCAGTTCGAGCTCAGCCGCGACATCGACGGCGCCGCGCGCGATGTGCAGGGAGCCATCTCGGCGGCTCGCGGGGACCTGCCGGCCAATCTCCCGAACAATCCCACGTACCGAAAGATCAACCCGGCGGACGCGCCGATCCTGATTCTGTCCCTGACCTCGGACATCGTGAGCCGAGGCCACCTCTACGACGTCGCATCGAGCATCCTCCAGCAGAAGCTGTCCCAGGTCGAAGGCGTCGGACAGGTCACCATCGGCGGCGGATCGCTCCCGGCCGTGCGGATCGACCTGAATCCGACCGCCCTCAACAAGTACGGGATCGGGCTGGGCGATGTCCGCCGAATGCTCTCCGCCACCAACGTGAACCGTCCCAAGGGGCAACTGAGCGATGGAACCAGGACCTGGGAGATCCGTACCAACGACCAACTGCACGAGGCGGACGACTACCTGCCATTGATCATCAGCTACCGCCAAGGTCGGGCCGTGCGTCTCTCCGACGTGGCCACCGTCGAACGCTCGGTCGAAGACCTCCGCACGACCGGCACGGCCAACGGCGTTCCGGCGGTGCTGATCATGATCAACCGCGAGCCTGGCGCGAATATCATCGCCACGGTCGACCGGCTGAAGGCCCTGCTTCCCCAATTGTCCGCCTCGATTCCCGGCAGCATGAACCTCTCCGTCGTCGTCGACCGTACCCCCGTGATTCGCGCCTCGCTGCACGACGTCGAGCGGACGCTGGCCATTTCGGTCGGGCTCGTCATCCTCGTCGTGTTCCTGTTTCTCCGGGACATTCGCGCCACGCTGATCCCGTCCGTCGCCGTGCCGGTGTCCCTGATCAGCACCTTCGGCGTGATGTACCTGCTCGACTACAGCCTCGACAACCTGTCGCTCATGGCCCTGACCATCGCGACCGGCTTCGTGGTCGATGACGCCATCGTGGTGCTGGAGAACATCAGCCGGTACCGTGAGGAAGGCATGCCGCCCTTTCAGGCCGCGCTGCGGGGAGCCCGTGAAATCACCTTCACCGTCCTCTCCATGACGATCTCGCTCGTCGCGGTCTTCCTGCCGATCCTGTTCATGGGCGGGATGATGGGGCGATTGTTCCGGGAGTTCGCGGTCACGCTGTCCGTGGCGATTCTCATCTCGCTGGTCATATCCCTGACCACGACGCCGATGATGTGCGCCAGGGTGCTGGCAAACGAGAAGGGACGGTCGCACGGCCGTTTGTACCGGATGAGCGAAGGCATCTTCGTCGGCATGCGGGCCGGCTATGCGCGCAGTCTCGGATGGGTCCTACGGCATCCGCGCAGCATGCTGACGCTCACGCTCGCAACCATGGCGGTCAGCGTCTACCTCTACACCATCGTGCCCAAGGGCTTCTTTCCCCAACAGGACACGGGGCGCATGTTCGGCAACATCCAAGCCGCGCAGGACATCTCGTTCCAGGCCATGCGGCAAAAACTGTTGGAGGTGGTCGACATCATCCGCAGCGACCCGGCCGTCGACACGGTCACCGGCTTCAGCGGCGGCGGGACGAGCGGCAATACCAACTCAGGCCGCATGTTCATCGGGTTGAAGCCGCTCGACGAGCGGCAGATGAGCGTGGATCAAGTGATTGCGCGGCTGCGGCCCAAACTGGCGAAGGTGCCGGGCGCCCCCACGGTCCTGCAGGCCATTCAAGATTTGCGCATCGGCGGCCGCGCCAGCAGCGCGCAGTACCAATACACGTTGCAGAGCGTAGACTTGGAGGAGTTGAACACCTGGGCGGCCAAGGTCGAGCGAAAGCTGCGGACGGTGCCTGAAATCGCGGATGTCACCAGCGATCTGCAAGACAAGGGACTGCAGTCTTTGGTGGTATTCGACCGTCTGACCGCTTCCCGCCTCGGGGTCAGCCCGCAACTGATCGACGATACGCTTTACGATGCCTTCGGCCAGCGGCAGGTGTCCATTCTCTATACTCCGCTCAACCAGTACCACGTCGTGATGGAGGTTGCGCCGCAATACTGGCAAGACCCGGCTACGCTCCGCGATATCTATGTGCGCTCGACGAACGGCGCGGAAGTTCCGTTGAGCGCGGTCGCCCACTACGAGCCGAAGCATACGCTGCTGATGGTCAACCACCAGGGCCAGTCCCCCAGCGTAACGCTCTCCTTCAACATGGCGCCGGGGATGTCACTGGGCGCCGCGGTGGAAGCGATCGACAAGGCCTTGAGCGAGCTCAACCTGCCGGCCGGCATCCGCGGTAGCTTCCAAGGAACCGCCAAGGCCTTTCAGGCCTCGACCGACAACCAGCCGCTGCTCATCCTCGCCGCGATGCTGACCATGTACATCGTCTTGGGCATTCTCTATGAAAGCTATGTCCATCCATTGACGATCCTTTCCACCTTGCCGTCGGCCGGCGTCGGGGCCCTCCTCGCGCTGCTGCTTTTCAAAACCGAACTGAGCATGATTGCGCTGATCGGTATTATGCTTCTGATCGGTATCGTGAAGAAAAACGCGATCATGATGATCGACTTCGCGTTGGAGGCGGAACGCACCGAAGGCAGGTCCCCGGAACAGGCGATTCTCGAAGCCTGCCTGCTCCGCTTTCGGCCGATCATGATGACCACGCTCGCGGCGCTGTTCGGCGCCTTACCCCTGGCTCTCGGCACCGGCGTCGGCTCCGAGCTGCGCCGCCCGCTCGGCATCACCATCGTGGGGGGACTCTTGGTAAGCCAGCTCCTGACCCTCTACACCACCCCCGTCGTGTACCTCTACCTCGACCGGCTTCGGCTTCGGATGCTTCGACTCTTCGGAAAGCCGGCGGACGTCCGTCCACTCCCCCAGTAA
- a CDS encoding STAS domain-containing protein, with protein MLKITTLQETASQVLLKLDGKITAQWASLLDGECRAHLRQRRAVRLDCTGVDFVDAKGIEVLRSLPLGTVTLIGTPAFVAELLDIGGRS; from the coding sequence ATGTTGAAGATTACAACGCTGCAGGAAACGGCCTCGCAGGTATTGCTGAAACTGGACGGCAAGATTACGGCGCAGTGGGCTTCGCTGCTCGACGGCGAATGCCGAGCCCACTTGCGTCAACGCCGGGCCGTGCGCTTGGACTGCACCGGCGTGGATTTTGTGGATGCCAAGGGCATCGAGGTCCTGCGGAGCCTCCCCCTCGGCACAGTCACCCTCATCGGCACACCCGCGTTTGTGGCGGAGTTGCTGGACATCGGAGGTCGCTCATGA
- a CDS encoding sigma-70 family RNA polymerase sigma factor, which yields MNSIGSIVTNPVAPSPGLAQQSDDLTDRQPPRLSHTESQMLSRLRQGDEVAFDTLVTKHHASLVRMALNHVADRDTAEEVVQETWMTVIQSLDRFEGRSSLRTWMFGILIHKAKDRGIREKRHSTFSSFQSPDNGDEEAIDPSRFHSSGEWAGHWAFPPQPWDDQTPEKLLANRQAVDAMQQAINSLPSMLREVLVLRDVEGVDSKDVCKLLKITETNLYVRLHRARERVRQAVEMAMA from the coding sequence ATGAACTCGATCGGCTCAATCGTCACGAACCCTGTCGCCCCTTCACCCGGTTTAGCTCAACAGTCCGATGATCTGACGGACCGGCAGCCTCCGCGGCTCTCCCATACGGAAAGCCAGATGCTGAGCAGGCTGCGGCAGGGTGATGAAGTTGCATTCGATACGCTCGTGACGAAGCATCACGCGTCGCTGGTCCGCATGGCGCTGAACCACGTGGCGGACCGGGACACGGCCGAGGAGGTGGTGCAGGAGACCTGGATGACGGTGATCCAAAGCCTGGATCGATTCGAAGGCCGGTCGTCCCTGCGGACCTGGATGTTCGGCATCCTGATCCACAAAGCCAAGGACCGAGGCATCCGCGAGAAACGGCACAGCACGTTTTCTTCTTTCCAATCCCCTGACAACGGCGATGAAGAAGCAATCGATCCCTCACGATTCCACTCATCCGGCGAATGGGCCGGCCATTGGGCCTTCCCTCCGCAACCCTGGGACGACCAGACTCCGGAAAAACTACTCGCCAACCGGCAAGCCGTGGACGCCATGCAGCAGGCGATCAACTCGCTTCCCTCCATGCTGCGCGAGGTGCTGGTCCTCCGCGACGTCGAAGGCGTGGATTCCAAGGATGTCTGCAAGCTGCTCAAGATCACTGAGACGAACCTGTATGTGCGTCTCCATCGCGCAAGAGAACGGGTCAGGCAGGCGGTGGAAATGGCCATGGCCTAG